One Jeotgalibaca porci genomic region harbors:
- a CDS encoding serine hydrolase, translating into MQKKTKIFVILGMLVTAGAVLLGTYFSRSDSVADSGEIVSPESSEVEKASAVEEVVMAVMNEYGVSPEQVAISYYHFQQDDAYVLNEDWMMNAGSTTKVATAMLFSDLIWQGDLAWDSELPYNESYYEAGEGAVTNSEKKAAYTVEELVYEMLTHSDNTATNTLAFYYIDNVGDYWYDVTQMSGLDITNPEIMEGNFATTDIMAHTLMRAVENEQYATVVAIMRNAQADFRLKMFVSNDMAAKYGSFGAYQHDIGVYFEGDTPLYVVAVFTENVPNVDAFIGQLNLRLLEWQG; encoded by the coding sequence ATGCAGAAGAAAACGAAGATTTTTGTTATCTTGGGAATGCTTGTTACTGCTGGTGCCGTCTTGTTGGGCACTTATTTCTCAAGGTCTGACTCTGTTGCGGATAGTGGCGAAATTGTGAGCCCGGAAAGTTCAGAAGTTGAAAAAGCAAGTGCTGTCGAAGAGGTTGTGATGGCAGTAATGAATGAATATGGCGTCAGCCCGGAACAAGTGGCGATTTCCTATTATCATTTTCAGCAAGACGACGCGTATGTGTTGAATGAAGATTGGATGATGAATGCAGGCAGTACAACAAAAGTTGCGACGGCGATGTTGTTTTCGGATTTGATTTGGCAAGGAGATCTGGCTTGGGACAGTGAGCTGCCCTATAACGAATCCTACTATGAAGCAGGCGAGGGCGCAGTGACGAATTCTGAGAAGAAAGCCGCCTATACCGTCGAAGAACTGGTCTATGAGATGTTAACGCACTCTGACAATACCGCCACAAATACGCTGGCGTTTTACTATATAGATAATGTTGGGGACTACTGGTACGATGTGACGCAAATGAGCGGTTTGGATATCACTAACCCGGAAATAATGGAAGGTAACTTCGCGACCACGGATATTATGGCCCACACCTTAATGCGGGCAGTTGAAAATGAACAATATGCCACAGTTGTTGCGATTATGCGGAATGCGCAAGCAGATTTTCGATTAAAAATGTTCGTTTCGAACGACATGGCGGCGAAGTACGGCAGTTTTGGTGCCTACCAACATGATATAGGGGTTTATTTTGAAGGCGACACCCCCCTTTACGTTGTGGCTGTGTTTACGGAGAATGTTCCAAATGTGGATGCATTTATCGGACAGTTGAATTTACGATTGCTCGAATGGCAAGGATAA
- a CDS encoding aminotransferase class I/II-fold pyridoxal phosphate-dependent enzyme → MALTTNQQLEKIVPSKIREMDEIFRSVEGCIMMTMGEPDFGMPENVKEAAIAAIQSDQSHYSHSMGTGEAREAVAAFMKKRHGLDFDPETEIIMTTGATEAIYSALFGILNPGEKVIVPSPYFPLYKQATTTAYGETIEVDTSETGFLMTPELLHQTMAENENVKAIVLNFPSNPTGVTYTKEELTALAEAIKQYEMFVISDEIYSELTYGVEHVSMAKLLPEQTILINGASKSFAMTGWRVGFIAAKKQWIPPIFKVHQTVVTTGVTVSYAAAAEAFRNSEADIERMREAYEVRRNICLAALQDAGFSVPEPKGAFYVFARIPEKFGTDDLTFCQILAKEARVGMIPGSIFGPGGEGYVRMSFALATDLVTEAMRRVSMFVGK, encoded by the coding sequence ATGGCTTTGACAACGAATCAGCAATTGGAAAAAATCGTACCTTCAAAAATTCGTGAAATGGATGAAATTTTCCGTTCAGTAGAAGGTTGCATCATGATGACAATGGGCGAGCCGGATTTTGGAATGCCCGAAAACGTGAAGGAAGCGGCCATTGCGGCCATCCAAAGCGATCAATCGCATTATTCCCACTCAATGGGAACCGGTGAGGCTCGTGAAGCGGTGGCGGCGTTCATGAAAAAACGTCATGGCTTGGATTTTGACCCCGAGACAGAAATTATTATGACAACGGGAGCCACCGAAGCGATTTATTCGGCTTTGTTCGGTATCTTGAATCCGGGTGAGAAGGTAATTGTCCCGAGTCCGTATTTCCCGTTATATAAACAAGCAACCACAACGGCTTACGGAGAAACAATTGAAGTCGATACATCAGAGACCGGATTTCTGATGACACCGGAATTATTGCACCAAACGATGGCTGAGAATGAGAATGTAAAAGCAATCGTTTTAAATTTCCCAAGTAATCCGACCGGTGTCACGTATACAAAAGAAGAACTAACGGCATTGGCAGAAGCGATTAAACAGTATGAAATGTTTGTTATCAGTGATGAAATCTATAGTGAACTGACTTACGGTGTGGAACACGTATCGATGGCAAAATTATTGCCGGAGCAAACCATTTTGATTAATGGCGCTTCGAAGTCATTTGCCATGACAGGCTGGCGGGTTGGGTTTATCGCAGCGAAGAAACAATGGATTCCGCCTATTTTCAAGGTTCACCAAACGGTGGTGACAACCGGTGTGACCGTATCTTATGCGGCTGCTGCTGAAGCCTTCCGAAATAGTGAAGCCGATATTGAGCGCATGCGTGAAGCGTATGAAGTGCGCAGAAATATTTGTTTGGCTGCCTTGCAAGACGCTGGCTTTAGTGTTCCCGAACCAAAAGGAGCTTTTTATGTCTTTGCGCGTATTCCCGAAAAATTCGGGACGGACGATTTGACATTTTGTCAGATACTAGCAAAAGAAGCGCGCGTAGGGATGATTCCCGGAAGTATATTTGGTCCGGGCGGCGAAGGCTATGTCCGTATGAGCTTTGCCTTAGCAACCGATTTAGTGACGGAAGCGATGCGTCGCGTGAGCATGTTTGTCGGAAAGTAA
- a CDS encoding CTP synthase, translating into MTKYIFVTGGVVSSIGKGIIAASLGNLLKARGLNVTIQKFDPYLNVDPGTMSPLQHGEVYVTDDGTETDLDLGHYERFIDIRLNEFSNVTTGKIYSEVIKKERRGDYLGGTVQVIPHITDAIKDKVKRAGQTTTADIVITEVGGTVGDIESLPFLEAIRQMRKDVGNENVLYIHVTLVPYLKASEELKTKPTQHSVKELRSLGIQPQILVVRTEQPLPKETKAKLALFCDVDEEAVIESRDVASIYQIPLVLKEQKMDTIVLNHFQMEAGACALTDWKNLVDTTAHLKEKIRIALVGKYISLPDAYLSVIEALKHAGFAENTEVEIDWVQAEELNEDTVSQRLKDAAGILVPGGFGNRGIEGKILAIQYARENHMPFLGICLGMQLATIEFARHVAELTEANSTENIPDTPQPIISLLPDQDSQIDLGGTLRLGLYPCELQTGSLARELYGAAEIAERHRHRYEFNNAYRSALEEKGMVFSGLSPDGKLVEIIEIKDHPFFIASQFHPEFLSRPLSAHPLFTGFVKAALQKGN; encoded by the coding sequence ATGACAAAATATATCTTTGTTACAGGCGGGGTAGTATCATCTATCGGAAAAGGGATTATAGCGGCATCTTTGGGGAATTTATTGAAAGCGCGCGGCTTAAATGTGACCATCCAAAAGTTCGATCCGTATTTAAATGTTGATCCGGGAACGATGAGCCCGCTCCAACACGGCGAGGTTTACGTGACCGATGATGGTACGGAAACAGATTTGGACTTGGGTCATTATGAGCGTTTTATTGATATTCGTTTGAACGAATTTTCGAATGTTACAACTGGGAAAATTTACTCAGAAGTGATTAAAAAAGAGCGGCGGGGTGATTATCTTGGTGGAACTGTACAGGTCATTCCGCATATAACGGATGCGATTAAAGATAAAGTGAAGCGCGCGGGGCAAACGACAACCGCGGACATTGTGATTACTGAAGTAGGAGGAACGGTCGGGGACATCGAGTCACTCCCGTTTCTCGAAGCAATTCGTCAAATGCGGAAAGATGTCGGCAATGAGAATGTTCTTTACATTCATGTAACTTTGGTTCCTTATTTGAAAGCATCGGAAGAGCTGAAAACGAAGCCGACCCAACACAGCGTAAAAGAATTAAGAAGTTTAGGGATTCAACCGCAGATTCTCGTCGTGCGTACGGAACAGCCGCTTCCGAAAGAAACGAAAGCGAAGCTCGCCCTTTTTTGCGATGTGGATGAAGAAGCAGTCATCGAATCTCGGGATGTTGCTTCCATTTATCAAATTCCTTTAGTTTTAAAAGAACAAAAAATGGATACAATCGTTTTAAATCATTTTCAAATGGAAGCAGGGGCATGCGCGTTAACGGACTGGAAGAACCTCGTCGACACGACTGCTCATTTAAAAGAAAAAATTCGAATTGCTTTGGTTGGAAAGTATATCTCCTTACCGGATGCGTATCTATCTGTCATTGAGGCGCTTAAACATGCCGGATTCGCAGAGAACACCGAAGTGGAAATTGACTGGGTGCAGGCGGAAGAACTCAATGAAGATACAGTTTCGCAGAGGTTAAAAGACGCAGCGGGTATTCTGGTTCCCGGAGGTTTTGGAAATCGTGGAATCGAAGGGAAAATCTTGGCTATTCAATATGCGCGGGAAAATCACATGCCATTTTTGGGGATTTGTTTAGGTATGCAACTGGCGACGATTGAATTTGCTAGGCATGTTGCAGAGCTTACCGAAGCCAATTCAACGGAGAATATCCCCGATACACCGCAGCCGATTATTAGCTTGCTACCGGATCAGGATTCCCAAATTGATTTAGGCGGAACGTTGCGTTTGGGCCTTTATCCGTGTGAACTACAAACAGGCTCACTAGCTCGTGAACTGTATGGAGCTGCGGAAATAGCGGAACGCCATCGTCATCGCTATGAGTTTAATAATGCGTATCGTTCCGCTTTGGAAGAAAAGGGAATGGTGTTTTCGGGGCTTTCACCGGATGGTAAATTAGTAGAAATTATCGAGATAAAAGACCATCCATTCTTTATTGCTAGTCAGTTTCACCCTGAATTTTTATCACGTCCTCTAAGCGCACATCCATTGTTTACCGGCTTTGTTAAAGCAGCCTTGCAGAAAGGCAATTAG